From Brassica rapa cultivar Chiifu-401-42 chromosome A06, CAAS_Brap_v3.01, whole genome shotgun sequence:
TTTTAGGATCCAGACTCCATTTGTGGAAATGTGAACTGTAACTGTGTCAATCTTTTGCCTTCAAGTAGGTAATTGCTATTACAGTCGAAGATGAAGAGGACATTGGAAAGTTCAAAGATTACACCCCATCGTCTACTGCTGATGCCTCTCCTCCTAAAGCAGATGCAGCTCCTCCTAAAACAGATGCAGCTCCTCCCCCGCCAAAGGAAGAGAAGGCATCGCCTCCGGAACCGAAGACGTCCAAGCCTGGCCCACCTCCCACCGGAGATCGTGTTTTTGCTAGCCCTCTTGCAAGAAAGTTGGCTGAAGACAACAATGTTAGTATTCACAATGTTCTtggatatttattttgttttagctTTCATGCTAGTTTATTTTCTCATTTCCTTTAAAAATACATCAGGTGTCTCTTTCAAGCATCAAAGGCACAGGTCCTGAAGGACGGATAGTGAAGGCAGATATCGAGGATTACTTGGGTATTAGTAACTCCTTGGATCTTCCTTTCCCTTGCTTTTTCTTTCACACCTTTCTTGCCCTGTTTACATTATTTCACCCTTCCTTTTGTCCTAATCTATCCTCTAATGGTTGCAGCTTCAGGTGGTAAAGAAGCTACTGCGAAGCAATCTAAGGTCACTGATTCTAAGGTTCCAGCTTTGGACTATGTTGACATCCCTCATTCCCAGATACGAAAGGTAAAGCTTTTTGTTTTAATCCTTGCACGGTTTGTAACCAAATTTCAAGAGGATCAAGGATTCTGAAACCTCTTTTGACTGTATAAAATTGACAGGTCACAGCCTCACGTTTGGCATTCTCCAAGCAAACTATTCCTCACTATTACTTAACCGTCGATGCATGTGTGGACAAACTTATGGGGTAAAGATTAAGTTTCCGATGATGTATTTGAGTCGTTGTCAATGAGCAAGCTTGACAAAGCGGCTTTTTGTATATGCAGTCTGAGGAGTCAGCTCAATTCATTCCAAGAGGCTTCTGGTGGGAAACGGATATCTGTCAACGATCTTGTTGTTAAGGTACATCTTACTTGCGTATACTAGCAATTAAGCTAACAGATCTTCTGAAATAACTAACAATCTGCATTTGTTTCAGGCTGCTGCGTTAGCTCTCAGAAAAGTTCCTCAATGCAATAGTTCATGGACTGATGATTACATCCGCCAGTAAGTACATCGATTGCAAACTTTTGAATATCTCTGGCTTGGCAAACATCTTAACCATTCTATATGTAGGTTTAAAAACGTAAACATCAA
This genomic window contains:
- the LOC103871061 gene encoding dihydrolipoyllysine-residue acetyltransferase component 3 of pyruvate dehydrogenase complex, mitochondrial isoform X2, which gives rise to MQSVRGFSSGSDLPPHQEIGMPSLSPTMTEGNIAKWLKKEGDKVAPGEVLCEVETDKATVEMECMEEGFLAKIVKAEGSKEIQVGEVIAITVEDEEDIGKFKDYTPSSTADASPPKADAAPPKTDAAPPPPKEEKASPPEPKTSKPGPPPTGDRVFASPLARKLAEDNNVSLSSIKGTGPEGRIVKADIEDYLASGGKEATAKQSKVTDSKVPALDYVDIPHSQIRKVTASRLAFSKQTIPHYYLTVDACVDKLMGLRSQLNSFQEASGGKRISVNDLVVKAAALALRKVPQCNSSWTDDYIRQFKNVNINVAVQTENGLYVPVVKDADKKGLSTIGEEVRLLAQKAKENTLKPEDYEGGTFTVSNLGGPFGIKQFCAVVNPPQAAILAVGSAEKRVVPGNGPDEYNFASYMPVTLSCDHRVVDGAIGAEWLKAFKGYIENPESMLL